In Aliiglaciecola sp. LCG003, a genomic segment contains:
- the rpsK gene encoding 30S ribosomal protein S11 has translation MAKAPTKSTRKRAKRQVADGMAHIHASFNNTIVTITDRQGNALAWATSGGSGFRGSRKSTPFAAQVAAERAGVAAQDYGLKNLEVFVKGPGPGRESAIRALNATGYKITNITDVTPIPHNGCRPPKKRRV, from the coding sequence ATGGCTAAAGCACCTACTAAGAGCACGCGTAAGCGCGCAAAACGTCAAGTTGCAGACGGTATGGCTCATATCCATGCGTCTTTCAACAACACAATAGTGACTATCACTGACCGTCAAGGCAACGCCTTGGCTTGGGCAACGTCTGGTGGTTCTGGTTTCCGTGGTTCACGTAAATCAACCCCATTTGCTGCACAGGTTGCTGCTGAGCGCGCAGGTGTTGCTGCTCAGGATTACGGTTTGAAAAACCTTGAAGTTTTCGTTAAAGGTCCAGGTCCAGGTCGTGAATCTGCGATCCGTGCCTTGAACGCAACGGGTTATAAAATCACTAATATTACCGATGTGACGCCTATTCCTCACAACGGTTGTCGTCCACCGAAAAAACGTCGCGTTTAA
- the rpsM gene encoding 30S ribosomal protein S13, which yields MARIAGINIPEHKHTVIAIQSIYGVGATRAKSICEAAGVAESTKIKDLDETTIDKLRDEVAKFMVEGDLRREVSMNIKRLMDLGCFRGIRHRRSLPLRGQRTKTNARTRKGPRKPIKK from the coding sequence ATGGCCCGTATCGCTGGCATTAACATCCCTGAACACAAGCACACTGTGATTGCGATCCAATCAATCTACGGTGTAGGCGCTACACGTGCGAAAAGCATTTGTGAAGCTGCTGGTGTTGCAGAGTCAACCAAGATTAAAGATCTTGATGAAACAACGATTGATAAGCTTCGTGACGAAGTCGCGAAATTCATGGTAGAGGGTGACCTTCGCCGTGAAGTATCAATGAACATCAAACGTTTGATGGACCTAGGTTGCTTCCGTGGTATACGCCACCGTCGTAGCTTACCTCTACGTGGTCAGCGCACTAAAACAAATGCGCGTACCCGTAAAGGTCCTCGTAAGCCAATTAAAAAGTAA
- the rplX gene encoding 50S ribosomal protein L24 gives MARKIRRDDEVVVLAGKDKGKQGKVLKVLVSDEKLIIEGVNLVKKHQKPNPQLNVPGGIIEKEAAIHVSNVAVVNPATGKADRIGFRVEDEKKVRFFKSNGELV, from the coding sequence ATGGCTAGAAAAATTCGTCGTGATGATGAAGTAGTCGTATTAGCTGGTAAAGACAAAGGTAAACAAGGCAAAGTCCTGAAAGTACTAGTGTCAGATGAAAAGCTAATAATTGAAGGTGTGAATTTGGTGAAGAAACACCAAAAGCCTAATCCTCAACTTAATGTCCCTGGTGGCATTATTGAGAAGGAAGCAGCAATTCACGTATCTAATGTAGCGGTTGTTAACCCGGCGACGGGTAAAGCAGATCGCATTGGTTTCCGTGTTGAAGATGAAAAGAAAGTTCGTTTCTTTAAATCTAACGGCGAACTTGTTTAA
- the rpsN gene encoding 30S ribosomal protein S14, with amino-acid sequence MAKESMKAREVKRAKLVAKYATKRAELKAIISDVNVSEEERWDAVLKLQQLPRDSSLSRKQNRCRVTGRPHGFLRKFGLSRIKLREAAMRGEVPGLKKASW; translated from the coding sequence ATGGCAAAAGAATCAATGAAAGCGCGCGAAGTAAAACGCGCCAAGCTTGTAGCAAAGTACGCAACTAAGCGTGCCGAGCTTAAAGCTATTATCAGCGATGTTAACGTTTCTGAAGAAGAACGTTGGGATGCTGTTCTAAAGCTACAACAACTTCCACGTGACTCTAGTTTATCACGCAAACAAAATCGTTGCCGTGTAACTGGTCGTCCACATGGTTTCCTACGCAAATTTGGCCTAAGCCGTATCAAGTTGCGTGAAGCAGCTATGCGCGGTGAAGTGCCTGGCCTTAAAAAAGCCAGCTGGTAA
- the rpmD gene encoding 50S ribosomal protein L30, translating into MAKMIKVKQTKSSIGRLPKHRATLTGLGLRRIGHVRELEDTPSVRGMINRVFYMVEIVEE; encoded by the coding sequence ATGGCTAAGATGATTAAAGTAAAGCAAACAAAAAGCTCTATTGGTCGTCTACCTAAGCACAGAGCTACATTGACTGGTTTAGGTTTACGTCGCATCGGGCATGTTCGTGAGTTGGAAGACACCCCGTCAGTTCGTGGCATGATCAACCGTGTATTTTACATGGTCGAAATAGTGGAGGAGTAA
- the rplQ gene encoding 50S ribosomal protein L17, whose amino-acid sequence MRHRNSGRQLNRNSSHRQAMFKNMAGSLVKHEVIKTTLPKAKELRRVIEPLITLAKQDSVANRRLAMARTGDKEVVGKLFNELGPRYEARPGGYIRILKCGFRSGDNAPMAYVELVDRPVTEEVEEAEEVTAE is encoded by the coding sequence ATGCGCCATCGTAACAGTGGTCGTCAGTTAAATCGCAACAGCAGTCATCGTCAAGCTATGTTCAAAAATATGGCTGGCTCTTTGGTTAAGCACGAAGTTATTAAGACTACGTTGCCTAAGGCTAAAGAATTGCGTCGCGTAATCGAGCCTCTAATCACACTTGCTAAGCAAGACAGTGTTGCTAATCGCCGTTTGGCTATGGCACGCACTGGTGATAAAGAGGTTGTAGGTAAGTTGTTCAATGAACTTGGTCCGCGCTATGAAGCTCGCCCAGGCGGTTATATTCGCATTTTAAAATGTGGTTTCCGTTCTGGTGATAACGCACCTATGGCTTATGTTGAATTAGTAGATCGCCCAGTTACTGAAGAAGTTGAAGAAGCTGAAGAAGTAACAGCGGAGTAA
- the rplN gene encoding 50S ribosomal protein L14, protein MIQMQTNLDVADNSGARRVQCIKVLGGSHRRYAHIGDIIKVTVKEAIPRGKVKKGDVLNAVVVRTRKGVRRADGSTIRFDNNAAVLLNANKQPIGTRIFGPVTRELRGDSFMKIISLAPEVL, encoded by the coding sequence ATGATCCAAATGCAAACTAACCTGGATGTTGCCGACAACTCCGGCGCTCGCAGGGTTCAGTGTATTAAGGTTCTTGGTGGCTCGCATCGCCGTTATGCACATATCGGTGACATCATCAAAGTTACTGTCAAGGAAGCAATTCCTCGTGGCAAAGTAAAAAAAGGTGACGTACTGAATGCAGTGGTGGTGCGTACTAGGAAAGGCGTTCGTCGTGCAGATGGTTCTACCATCCGTTTTGATAATAACGCAGCTGTTTTGCTTAATGCAAACAAGCAACCTATTGGTACGCGTATCTTTGGCCCGGTCACGCGTGAACTTCGTGGAGATAGCTTCATGAAGATCATTTCTTTGGCCCCAGAGGTACTATAA
- the rpoA gene encoding DNA-directed RNA polymerase subunit alpha: MPGSVTEFLKPRLVEIENLSPTRAKVTLEPLERGFGHTLGNALRRILLSSMPGCAVTEVEIDGVLHEYSTKEGVQEDVIEILLNLKGLAVILEGKTEATLTLVKSGAGPVTAGDIQHDGDVEIVNPEHLICTLTGEAEISMRVKVEMGRGYVPASTRRSSEEDDRPIGRLLVDASYSPVERIAYNVESARVEQRTDLDKLIIDMETNGTLDPEEAIRRSATILAEQLDAFVELRDISEPVEKEEKPEFDPILLRPVDDLELTVRSANCLKAEAIQYIGDLVQRTEVELLKTPNLGKKSLTEIKDVLASRGLSLGMRLENWPPESIAEKD, translated from the coding sequence ATGCCGGGTTCTGTAACTGAATTCCTAAAACCTAGGTTAGTGGAAATAGAAAACTTATCACCAACACGCGCTAAGGTCACACTTGAACCATTAGAGCGTGGTTTTGGTCACACTCTTGGCAATGCGCTACGACGCATTCTTTTGTCATCCATGCCTGGTTGCGCGGTGACTGAAGTTGAAATCGATGGTGTATTACATGAGTACAGCACCAAAGAAGGTGTACAAGAAGATGTCATCGAGATTTTGCTTAATCTGAAAGGATTGGCGGTAATTCTTGAAGGCAAAACCGAAGCTACCCTTACTTTAGTTAAGTCTGGTGCGGGCCCTGTTACTGCTGGTGATATTCAGCATGATGGTGATGTAGAAATAGTTAATCCTGAACACTTAATCTGTACGCTAACCGGTGAAGCCGAAATTAGCATGCGTGTGAAAGTGGAAATGGGTCGTGGCTATGTTCCTGCATCAACACGCCGTTCCTCTGAAGAAGATGATCGACCTATTGGTCGTTTGTTAGTGGATGCTTCATATAGTCCGGTTGAACGTATTGCTTACAATGTCGAATCTGCCCGTGTTGAACAACGCACAGATTTAGACAAATTGATTATTGATATGGAAACAAATGGTACTTTGGATCCGGAAGAAGCGATTCGTCGTTCTGCTACTATTCTTGCAGAACAATTAGACGCATTCGTAGAACTCCGTGATATCTCTGAGCCAGTTGAAAAAGAAGAGAAACCGGAATTTGATCCGATTCTTCTTCGTCCAGTTGATGATTTAGAGCTTACGGTACGTTCAGCTAACTGCTTGAAAGCAGAAGCTATCCAGTACATTGGTGACCTGGTGCAACGCACCGAAGTTGAGTTGTTAAAAACACCTAACTTGGGTAAGAAATCTCTTACTGAGATTAAAGACGTGTTGGCATCTCGTGGTCTATCTTTGGGGATGCGCCTTGAAAACTGGCCCCCAGAGAGTATCGCAGAAAAAGATTAA
- a CDS encoding DUF4397 domain-containing protein — MRSKVSFALMGIVLATGLTACSSSDDGNQEFSSAYIQFYNGSANSALTTMRGTEKSTIRGSSSYGDSTSLIGVDGGFTEIEFFRTDSDDQEVILETRDVDIPNGQKTLVVMTGDFASPTFNEYRFTREELSDHFRLFAMSVVADQSSYDLYMSESGAPFEQANLLATVNYEGFEEMEYWAPDEVDDFNEGSYTIYLTEPGSTDVIFESNTITFQFATEYVLIIRGSSGALQSGVEVDLVLNSSTVSNYDDVDASAQYRIYNSLDNDGITVSLNGNGDTNPSVDLAANSKTDFTEVQFGDYRLTATSNSDATLNFNNRLVTLSQGASKAILIYQNENDALTSLSFNESTQPQVYDKQVVAANLVSDFTDVDLYFVRKDETIESAQYLISSIDFGESKTVTLPSDFYELVAVFDDNEDTQVLLDRTVLLGLNEEINYIITIEESLDSPTGYKISLLK; from the coding sequence ATGCGAAGTAAAGTGAGTTTTGCCCTGATGGGTATAGTGTTGGCCACAGGGTTAACCGCCTGCAGTAGCTCAGACGATGGTAACCAAGAGTTCTCGTCTGCCTATATTCAGTTTTATAACGGTTCAGCCAACAGCGCATTAACCACCATGCGCGGCACTGAAAAATCTACAATCAGAGGCTCATCTTCATATGGTGACTCTACCAGTTTGATTGGTGTTGATGGCGGATTCACGGAAATAGAGTTTTTCAGAACCGATTCTGACGATCAGGAAGTCATTCTTGAGACCCGTGACGTTGATATTCCAAATGGTCAAAAAACCTTAGTAGTAATGACTGGTGACTTCGCCAGCCCAACGTTTAATGAGTATCGTTTTACTCGTGAAGAGCTAAGTGATCACTTCCGTTTGTTTGCAATGTCTGTAGTCGCGGATCAAAGCAGCTACGATTTGTACATGAGTGAATCTGGTGCACCTTTCGAACAGGCTAACTTGTTAGCTACGGTAAATTACGAAGGCTTCGAAGAAATGGAATATTGGGCGCCTGATGAAGTTGATGATTTCAATGAAGGTAGCTATACCATTTATCTTACTGAACCGGGTTCTACCGATGTGATATTTGAAAGTAACACCATTACATTTCAATTCGCCACAGAATATGTGCTGATTATCCGTGGTAGTAGCGGTGCGCTGCAAAGCGGTGTTGAAGTTGACTTGGTGCTAAATTCATCAACGGTATCTAACTATGATGATGTTGATGCCAGTGCTCAATACAGAATTTACAACAGTCTAGACAACGACGGGATTACGGTTAGCTTGAACGGTAATGGCGATACTAATCCTAGCGTTGATTTAGCGGCTAATAGTAAAACTGACTTCACCGAAGTACAATTTGGTGATTATCGTTTGACGGCCACATCTAACAGTGACGCTACGCTTAACTTTAACAATAGACTAGTTACCCTTAGCCAGGGGGCAAGCAAAGCGATACTGATTTACCAAAATGAAAATGACGCACTAACATCGTTATCATTTAATGAAAGTACGCAGCCTCAGGTTTATGACAAGCAAGTAGTTGCAGCTAATTTAGTATCTGATTTTACCGATGTGGATTTGTATTTCGTACGTAAGGACGAAACCATAGAATCTGCTCAGTATCTTATTTCAAGTATCGATTTCGGCGAAAGCAAAACCGTTACCCTGCCAAGTGACTTTTATGAATTGGTGGCTGTATTTGATGATAATGAAGATACTCAGGTATTGCTTGACCGGACCGTGTTGCTTGGTTTGAACGAAGAAATAAACTATATTATTACTATTGAAGAATCTCTGGATTCACCAACTGGTTACAAAATATCGCTGCTTAAATAG
- the rpsH gene encoding 30S ribosomal protein S8, producing the protein MSMQDPIADMFTRIRNGQMASKVSVTMPSSKLRVSIAKVLKEEGYIGDFAVTGDVKPVIEVALKYFEGKKVIESIERVSRPGLRIYKKKDELPKVMGGLGIAIVSTSKGVMTDRAARKAGMGGEIIGYVA; encoded by the coding sequence ATGAGCATGCAAGATCCTATCGCGGATATGTTTACCCGCATTCGTAACGGCCAAATGGCTAGCAAAGTTAGTGTAACTATGCCTTCTTCAAAGCTTCGCGTTTCAATCGCTAAAGTTTTGAAAGAAGAAGGTTACATTGGCGATTTTGCTGTCACTGGTGACGTTAAGCCTGTAATCGAAGTTGCGCTTAAGTACTTCGAAGGCAAAAAAGTAATTGAGAGCATTGAACGAGTCAGCCGTCCTGGTTTGCGCATCTATAAGAAAAAAGATGAGCTTCCTAAAGTGATGGGTGGTTTGGGCATAGCTATCGTGTCTACCTCAAAAGGTGTGATGACTGACCGTGCAGCTCGTAAAGCTGGCATGGGCGGTGAGATCATCGGTTATGTAGCGTAA
- the rplE gene encoding 50S ribosomal protein L5, translating into MAKLHDFYKETVVGELAKQFDYKSVMQVPRIEKITLNMGLGEAVADKKVLENAQADMAAIAGQKPIVTVARKSVAGFKIREGYPIGCKVTLRGERMWEFLERLISIAIPRIRDFRGLNGKSFDGRGNYSMGVREQIIFPEIDFDKVDKIRGMDITITTSANSDEEARALLTAFNFPFRK; encoded by the coding sequence ATGGCGAAACTGCATGATTTCTATAAAGAAACAGTAGTGGGCGAACTTGCGAAGCAGTTCGACTACAAAAGCGTCATGCAAGTCCCTCGGATCGAAAAAATCACCTTAAACATGGGTTTAGGTGAAGCGGTAGCGGACAAGAAAGTTTTGGAAAACGCGCAGGCTGATATGGCTGCGATTGCTGGACAAAAACCTATTGTTACTGTTGCTCGTAAATCCGTCGCGGGTTTTAAAATCCGTGAAGGTTATCCGATTGGCTGTAAGGTAACCCTACGTGGCGAACGTATGTGGGAATTTTTAGAGCGTTTGATTTCAATCGCAATTCCTCGTATCCGTGACTTCCGTGGTTTGAATGGTAAATCATTCGATGGCCGTGGTAACTATAGCATGGGTGTACGTGAACAAATTATCTTCCCTGAGATCGACTTTGATAAAGTTGATAAAATTCGCGGTATGGATATTACTATCACTACCAGCGCTAACTCAGATGAGGAAGCTCGCGCGCTGTTAACAGCGTTCAACTTCCCGTTTAGAAAATAA
- the rplF gene encoding 50S ribosomal protein L6, whose product MSRVAKAPVEILSGVEISIAGQEVTVKGKNGSLSRVFNDAVEVVQEDNQLKAVPREGVANGWAQAGTARSLLSSMVKGVTEGFERKLQLLGVGYRAQAQGSKLNLTLGFSHPVVYEMPAGISVETPTQTEIVVKGADKQQVGQVAANIRGYRPPEPYKGKGVRYSDEVVRRKEAKKK is encoded by the coding sequence ATGTCACGTGTAGCAAAAGCTCCTGTCGAAATCCTATCTGGCGTAGAAATTTCTATCGCTGGTCAGGAAGTCACAGTTAAAGGTAAAAATGGTTCACTTAGCCGTGTATTCAATGATGCAGTTGAAGTAGTACAAGAAGACAACCAACTTAAAGCCGTACCTCGTGAAGGTGTAGCTAACGGTTGGGCGCAAGCTGGTACTGCTCGCTCACTATTGAGTTCAATGGTTAAGGGTGTAACTGAAGGGTTCGAAAGAAAACTACAGCTTCTAGGTGTTGGTTACCGTGCGCAAGCACAAGGTAGCAAACTTAACCTGACGCTAGGTTTCTCTCACCCTGTTGTATATGAAATGCCTGCTGGTATTTCTGTTGAGACTCCTACCCAAACTGAAATCGTCGTTAAAGGCGCCGATAAGCAGCAGGTAGGTCAGGTTGCAGCTAACATCCGTGGATATCGTCCGCCAGAGCCTTATAAAGGTAAAGGTGTTCGTTACTCTGATGAAGTTGTGCGTCGTAAAGAAGCTAAGAAAAAGTAG
- the rplO gene encoding 50S ribosomal protein L15, which produces MRLNTLAPAPGAKNSGKRVGRGIGSGLGKTAGRGHKGQKSRSGGSVKPGFEGGQMPIQRRLPKFGFTSRVSLVTDQVTLAEIAKVEGDVVSLETLKAAGLVKKEMLNIKVMKSGEITRAVTVKGLKVTKGALEAIQAAGGKVEE; this is translated from the coding sequence ATGCGTTTAAATACTCTTGCTCCTGCACCTGGAGCTAAAAATTCGGGTAAGCGCGTAGGTCGCGGTATTGGTTCTGGTCTTGGTAAAACTGCTGGCCGTGGCCACAAAGGTCAAAAGAGTCGCTCAGGCGGTTCTGTTAAGCCTGGTTTTGAAGGCGGACAAATGCCGATCCAACGCCGTCTACCTAAGTTCGGTTTTACGTCTCGTGTTTCTTTGGTTACTGACCAAGTTACATTAGCAGAAATCGCTAAAGTAGAAGGTGATGTAGTTTCACTTGAAACTTTGAAAGCAGCAGGTCTTGTCAAAAAAGAAATGTTGAATATCAAAGTAATGAAAAGTGGTGAAATTACACGTGCAGTTACTGTAAAAGGTTTAAAGGTAACTAAAGGCGCACTTGAAGCAATTCAAGCCGCTGGCGGTAAAGTAGAGGAATAA
- the secY gene encoding preprotein translocase subunit SecY has translation MAKPGQDSSAKGGLSELKSRLLFVLGAIIVFRLGSYVPIPGIDANVLAQLFEQQKGTIVEMFNMFSGGALERASVLALGIMPYISASIIMQLLTVVHPPMIELKKEGEAGRRKISQYTRYFTLVLATFQAIGIATNLPNLISGLVIAPGFGFYFTAVVSLVTGTMFLMWLGEQITERGIGNGISILIFTGIVAGLPTAIGQTAEQARQGDLNVLLLLLIGVIIVAITYFVVFVERGQRRIVVNYAKKQQGRKVFAAQSTHLPLKVNMAGVIPPIFASSIILFPGTIASWFGQNESFSWLQDVALMLSPGQPLYVMLYAAAIIFFCFFYTALVFNPRETADNLKKSGAFVPGIRPGEQTSRYIDKVMTRLTLAGALYITFICLVPEFMLIAWNVQFYFGGTSLLIIVVVIMDFMAQVQTHLMSHQYESVLKKANLKGYGR, from the coding sequence ATGGCAAAACCAGGACAGGATTCAAGCGCTAAAGGCGGCTTGAGCGAGCTTAAATCAAGATTGTTATTTGTACTAGGTGCGATCATTGTATTTAGACTCGGTTCATACGTACCTATTCCTGGTATTGATGCCAATGTGCTTGCTCAGTTATTTGAGCAGCAAAAGGGTACCATCGTGGAAATGTTTAACATGTTTTCAGGTGGTGCGCTTGAGCGCGCATCGGTTCTTGCCCTAGGTATTATGCCATATATTTCAGCGTCGATTATTATGCAGTTGCTCACAGTTGTGCATCCGCCAATGATTGAACTGAAAAAAGAAGGCGAAGCGGGACGTCGCAAAATTAGCCAATACACACGTTATTTCACGTTGGTATTAGCCACTTTCCAAGCAATTGGAATCGCGACTAACTTGCCAAACTTGATTTCAGGTTTGGTCATAGCACCTGGCTTCGGTTTTTACTTTACCGCGGTAGTCAGTTTGGTCACCGGTACCATGTTTTTAATGTGGTTGGGTGAGCAGATTACCGAAAGAGGTATCGGTAACGGTATCTCCATTTTGATCTTCACTGGTATTGTTGCCGGTTTGCCTACTGCGATAGGTCAGACTGCGGAACAGGCTCGTCAAGGTGATTTAAATGTACTGTTGTTGCTACTGATTGGTGTTATCATTGTTGCTATTACATACTTTGTTGTGTTTGTGGAACGTGGTCAGCGTCGAATCGTAGTTAACTACGCGAAGAAACAGCAAGGCCGTAAGGTTTTTGCAGCTCAAAGTACACATTTACCTTTAAAGGTAAATATGGCAGGTGTTATACCGCCAATCTTTGCTTCAAGTATTATTTTGTTCCCTGGAACCATCGCAAGTTGGTTTGGTCAAAATGAGTCATTCTCCTGGTTACAGGATGTGGCTTTGATGTTGTCCCCAGGACAGCCTTTGTATGTGATGTTATACGCCGCGGCGATTATATTCTTCTGTTTCTTCTATACTGCGTTGGTTTTTAACCCGCGTGAGACGGCTGATAACTTGAAGAAGTCTGGTGCTTTTGTACCTGGTATTCGTCCTGGTGAGCAAACCTCTCGCTACATTGATAAAGTAATGACACGCCTTACTTTGGCAGGCGCACTTTACATAACCTTTATTTGTTTGGTGCCCGAGTTCATGTTGATCGCCTGGAACGTTCAGTTCTATTTTGGCGGTACATCGCTACTTATTATTGTAGTGGTTATCATGGATTTTATGGCACAGGTGCAGACTCATTTGATGTCACATCAATATGAATCTGTTCTTAAGAAAGCGAATCTTAAAGGCTACGGCCGCTAA
- the rpmJ gene encoding 50S ribosomal protein L36 yields MKVRASVKKICRNCKVVRRNGVVRIICSSDPKHKQRQG; encoded by the coding sequence ATGAAAGTTCGTGCATCCGTTAAAAAGATTTGCCGTAACTGCAAAGTCGTAAGACGCAATGGCGTAGTACGTATCATTTGTAGTTCTGACCCTAAGCATAAGCAAAGGCAAGGCTAA
- the rplR gene encoding 50S ribosomal protein L18 — protein sequence MDKKSARLRRATRARKKISELAAHRLVINRTPRHIYAQLIAPNGSEVLAAASTVEADLRKSLKATGNAEAAAAVGKAIAERAIEKGINTIAFDRSGFKYHGRVKALADAAREAGLQF from the coding sequence ATGGATAAGAAATCAGCTCGCTTGCGCCGCGCTACCCGCGCCCGCAAAAAAATTAGTGAACTGGCCGCGCATCGCTTGGTTATTAACCGCACACCACGTCACATTTACGCGCAATTAATCGCGCCAAATGGGTCTGAAGTGTTAGCGGCGGCTTCTACTGTTGAAGCAGATCTTCGCAAATCCCTTAAAGCTACGGGAAATGCTGAAGCTGCAGCGGCAGTTGGAAAAGCGATTGCAGAACGAGCTATCGAAAAAGGCATCAATACGATTGCATTCGATCGCAGCGGTTTCAAATATCACGGTCGAGTTAAAGCATTAGCTGACGCTGCTCGTGAAGCAGGCCTTCAGTTCTAG
- the rpsE gene encoding 30S ribosomal protein S5 translates to MAKVEVQQQGDLLEKLIAVNRVSKVVKGGRIFSFTALTVVGDGNGRVGFGYGKAREVPAAIQKAMEKARRNLVTVDLNGNTLQHPIKGRHSGSKVYMQPASEGTGIIAGGAMRAVLEVAGVQNVLSKCYGSTNPINVVRATINALVEMNSPESIAAKRGLPVDKILG, encoded by the coding sequence ATGGCTAAAGTAGAAGTTCAACAACAGGGTGACCTGTTAGAAAAGCTAATCGCTGTAAACCGTGTATCAAAAGTAGTTAAAGGTGGTCGTATCTTTAGCTTTACTGCTTTGACAGTAGTTGGTGACGGAAATGGTCGTGTAGGTTTTGGTTATGGTAAGGCACGTGAAGTTCCTGCCGCTATCCAAAAGGCTATGGAAAAAGCACGTCGCAATCTTGTGACTGTTGATCTTAATGGCAACACGCTACAGCATCCAATTAAAGGACGTCACTCAGGCTCCAAGGTTTACATGCAACCAGCATCAGAAGGTACTGGTATTATTGCCGGTGGTGCAATGCGTGCAGTTCTTGAAGTTGCGGGTGTACAAAACGTACTTTCAAAATGCTACGGCTCAACAAACCCAATCAACGTTGTTCGTGCAACAATTAATGCTCTGGTAGAGATGAACTCTCCAGAAAGTATTGCTGCAAAACGTGGATTGCCTGTTGATAAGATTTTGGGGTAA
- the rpsD gene encoding 30S ribosomal protein S4, whose protein sequence is MARYLGPKLKLSRREGTDLFLKSGVRAIESKCKIDTAPGQHGARRGRLSDYGVQLREKQKVRRMYGVLEKQFRNYYKEAARLKGNTGENLLQLLEQRLDNVVYRMGFASTRAEARQLVSHKAIMVNGKVVNIPSFNVSAEDVVSVREKSKKQARIVAALELADQREKPTWIEVDSKKMEGVFKRVPERTDLSAEINEQLIVELYSK, encoded by the coding sequence ATGGCTAGATATTTGGGTCCTAAACTCAAACTGAGTCGTCGCGAAGGAACAGATTTGTTCCTTAAAAGTGGCGTTCGAGCAATTGAATCGAAATGTAAGATAGATACAGCTCCTGGTCAGCATGGTGCCCGTCGTGGCCGTTTGTCTGACTATGGTGTTCAGCTACGTGAAAAGCAAAAAGTACGTCGTATGTATGGCGTATTGGAAAAGCAGTTCCGTAATTATTATAAAGAAGCAGCGCGTCTTAAAGGCAACACAGGTGAAAACTTGTTACAGCTTTTAGAACAGCGTCTTGACAATGTTGTTTACCGTATGGGTTTTGCTAGTACACGTGCTGAAGCTCGTCAGCTAGTAAGCCATAAAGCTATAATGGTTAACGGTAAGGTTGTTAATATACCTTCTTTTAACGTTTCTGCTGAAGACGTTGTTTCCGTTCGTGAGAAGTCTAAAAAGCAAGCGCGTATCGTTGCTGCTTTAGAATTGGCGGACCAACGTGAGAAACCAACTTGGATTGAAGTAGACAGTAAGAAAATGGAAGGCGTTTTTAAACGTGTTCCAGAAAGAACTGATTTGTCTGCTGAAATTAACGAACAGTTGATCGTCGAACTTTACTCTAAGTAA